The following are encoded together in the Vespa velutina chromosome 3, iVesVel2.1, whole genome shotgun sequence genome:
- the LOC124948113 gene encoding DNA repair and recombination protein RAD54-like isoform X2: MIRSLAPSKRGKRPLLLDVSNTVEFVTKPIIQREKRICRNNAKNIHIPEYKAATLSAEDISATQGVISEHEERVKKLLSKPFKIPIPGYHLSGRTLGIRLSGPRTALHDPNEANALVVYIPPELSEHERIKLDPSKQLVHVVVDPLLCNILRPHQREGVKFMYECVTGKRIEGAYGCIMADEMGLGKTLQCITLLWTLLKQECKPLIEKAIIVAPSSLVKNWYNEIYKWLNNRVRPLAIDGGSKSDIDTKLKGFMKTYGRRCANPILIISYETFRLHAHVLHQDEVGLVLCDEGHRLKNSENQTYQALIGLKAKRRVLLSGTPIQNDLLEYFSLVHFVNQGLLGTAQEFRRKFEIPILRGQDAAATDGERKLAQERLTELVTIVNKCLIRRTSALLSKYLPLKHELVVCIKMGKLQTDLYKNFIQSDSIKKSMEENNSETSKKGGRSLSALSAITLLKKLCCHPDLVYDKIIEKSDGFENALKLLPSNYSTKEILPELSGKFMVLDCLLASIRSTTRDKIVLVSNYTQTLDLFEKLCHKRCYKYVRLDGSMSIKKRSKIVDSFNDQNSDDFIFMLSSKAGGCGLNLIGANRLVMFDPDWNPANDDQAMARVWRDGQKKPCFVYRFLCTGTIEEKIFQRQAHKKALSSTVVDQEDDVARHFTLNDLRDLFKLEENTVSDTHSKFKCTRCVNGIEVKGPPEQSDCNSDLSDWRHAHNPRHLPDIPLRQCWSSGISFVFHHRSHEQVKG, translated from the exons ATG ATTCGTTCTTTGGCTCCAAGCAAAAGAGGTAAACGTCCTTTACTTTTGGATGTATCTAATACGGTGGAGTTTGTGACAAAACCCATAATCCAacgtgaaaaaagaatatgtagaaataatgccaaaaatatacacatacctGAGTATAAAGCTGCGACTCTTTCTGCTGAAGATATTTCTGCCACGCAAGGTGTAATATCGGAACAT GAAGAAAGagtcaaaaaattattaagtaaaCCATTTAAAATACCAATTCCTGGATATCATTTATCTGGGCGTACGCTTGGTATACGTTTATCTGGTCCAAGAACTGCTCTACATGATCCGAATGAAGCCAATGCATTAGTGGTTTATATACCTCCTGAATTATCAGAACACGAAAGAATAAAACTAGATCC cTCAAAACAACTTGTACATGTGGTAGTTGATCCCTTATTATGCAATATTCTAAGACCGCATCAACGAGAAGGAGTAAAATTCATGTATGAATGTGTAACAGGAAAACGCATTGAAGGTGCATATGGATGCATCATGGCAGATGAAATGGGTCTTGGTAAAACCTTGCAATGTATTACTCTTTTATGGACACTGTTAAAGCAAG AATGCAAACCACTGATAGAAAAAGCTATTATCGTTGCACCAAGTTCTTTAGTAAAAAATTggtataatgaaatttataagtGGCTTAATAACAGAGTTCGTCCATTAGCAATAGATGGTGGAAGTAAAAGTGATATTGATACTAAACTTAAAGGCTTTATGAAAACTTATGGACGTAGATGTGCTAAtccaattttaattattagttaTGAAACATTTAGATTACATGCACATGTTTTACATCAAGATGAAGTTGGCCTTGTGTTATGCGATGAAGGacatcgtttgaaaaattctgAAAATCAAACATATCAGGCTCTTATCGGCCTAAAAGCCAAAAGGAGAGTATTACTTAGTGGAACACCTATACAAAATGATCTTTTAGagtatttttctcttgttcaTTTTGTAAATCAAGGACTCTTAGGAACAGCACAG GAGTTTagacgaaaatttgaaataccAATACTTCGTGGACAAGATGCTGCAGCAACAGATGGTGAACGTAAATTAGCTCAAGAACGATTGACGGAGTTAGTAACTATTGTTAATAAGTGCCTGATTAGGCGTACTAGTGCTTTACTTTCAAAGTATTTACCATTAAAACACGAGCTAGTAGTTTGTATAAAAATGGGAAAATTGCAAACtgatctttataaaaattttatacaaagtgatagtataaaaaaatctatGGAAG AAAACAATTCTGAAACTTCTAAGAAAGGTGGAAGAAGTCTGTCTGCACTATCTGCAATCACactattgaaaaaattatgttgCCATCCCGATTTagtatatgataaaataatagagaaatcAGATGGATTTGAAAATGCTTTGAAATTGTTGCCATCGAATTACAGCacaaa ggAAATTTTACCTGAATTATCAGGAAAATTTATGGTATTAGATTGTCTCTTAGCTTCAATTAGATCTACAACACGTGACAAAATAGTTCTGGTATCTAACTATACACAAACACTTGATCTATTCGAAAAATTATGTCATAAGCGTTGTTACAAATATGTGAGATTAGATGGTAGCATgtcaataaaaaagagatcaaaGATAGTAGATAGTTTCAATGATCAAAATAgtgatgattttattttcatgcTAAGTTCTAAAGCTGGTGGTTGTGGTCTAAATCTTATCGGTGCAAATCGTCTTGTGATGTTTGATCCAGATTGGAATCCTGCTAATGATGATCAAGCAATGGCTAGGGTTTGGAGAGATGGTCAAAAAAAGCCATGTTTTGTCTATCGTTTTCTTTGT ACTGGCACaatagaggaaaaaatttttcaaagacaAGCACACAAAAAAGCATTGAGCTCAACAGTAGTCGATCAAGAAGATGATGTTGCAAGACATTTTACTTTGAACGATCTTCGTGACTTATTTAAATTAGAAGAGAATACAGTTTCAGATACACATTCAAA atttaaatGTACAAGATGTGTTAATGGAATAGAAGTAAAGGGTCCACCAGAACAATCAGATTGTAATTCTGATCTATCAGATTGGCGACATGCTCACAATCCTAGACATTTACCAGACATTCCATTACGACAATGTTGGTCTAGTGGTATTTCATTTGTCTTTCACCATCGTTCACATGAACAAGTAAAAGGGTAA
- the LOC124948113 gene encoding DNA repair and recombination protein RAD54-like isoform X1 has protein sequence MIRSLAPSKRGKRPLLLDVSNTVEFVTKPIIQREKRICRNNAKNIHIPEYKAATLSAEDISATQGVISEHEERVKKLLSKPFKIPIPGYHLSGRTLGIRLSGPRTALHDPNEANALVVYIPPELSEHERIKLDPSKQLVHVVVDPLLCNILRPHQREGVKFMYECVTGKRIEGAYGCIMADEMGLGKTLQCITLLWTLLKQGPECKPLIEKAIIVAPSSLVKNWYNEIYKWLNNRVRPLAIDGGSKSDIDTKLKGFMKTYGRRCANPILIISYETFRLHAHVLHQDEVGLVLCDEGHRLKNSENQTYQALIGLKAKRRVLLSGTPIQNDLLEYFSLVHFVNQGLLGTAQEFRRKFEIPILRGQDAAATDGERKLAQERLTELVTIVNKCLIRRTSALLSKYLPLKHELVVCIKMGKLQTDLYKNFIQSDSIKKSMEENNSETSKKGGRSLSALSAITLLKKLCCHPDLVYDKIIEKSDGFENALKLLPSNYSTKEILPELSGKFMVLDCLLASIRSTTRDKIVLVSNYTQTLDLFEKLCHKRCYKYVRLDGSMSIKKRSKIVDSFNDQNSDDFIFMLSSKAGGCGLNLIGANRLVMFDPDWNPANDDQAMARVWRDGQKKPCFVYRFLCTGTIEEKIFQRQAHKKALSSTVVDQEDDVARHFTLNDLRDLFKLEENTVSDTHSKFKCTRCVNGIEVKGPPEQSDCNSDLSDWRHAHNPRHLPDIPLRQCWSSGISFVFHHRSHEQVKG, from the exons ATG ATTCGTTCTTTGGCTCCAAGCAAAAGAGGTAAACGTCCTTTACTTTTGGATGTATCTAATACGGTGGAGTTTGTGACAAAACCCATAATCCAacgtgaaaaaagaatatgtagaaataatgccaaaaatatacacatacctGAGTATAAAGCTGCGACTCTTTCTGCTGAAGATATTTCTGCCACGCAAGGTGTAATATCGGAACAT GAAGAAAGagtcaaaaaattattaagtaaaCCATTTAAAATACCAATTCCTGGATATCATTTATCTGGGCGTACGCTTGGTATACGTTTATCTGGTCCAAGAACTGCTCTACATGATCCGAATGAAGCCAATGCATTAGTGGTTTATATACCTCCTGAATTATCAGAACACGAAAGAATAAAACTAGATCC cTCAAAACAACTTGTACATGTGGTAGTTGATCCCTTATTATGCAATATTCTAAGACCGCATCAACGAGAAGGAGTAAAATTCATGTATGAATGTGTAACAGGAAAACGCATTGAAGGTGCATATGGATGCATCATGGCAGATGAAATGGGTCTTGGTAAAACCTTGCAATGTATTACTCTTTTATGGACACTGTTAAAGCAAG GTCCAGAATGCAAACCACTGATAGAAAAAGCTATTATCGTTGCACCAAGTTCTTTAGTAAAAAATTggtataatgaaatttataagtGGCTTAATAACAGAGTTCGTCCATTAGCAATAGATGGTGGAAGTAAAAGTGATATTGATACTAAACTTAAAGGCTTTATGAAAACTTATGGACGTAGATGTGCTAAtccaattttaattattagttaTGAAACATTTAGATTACATGCACATGTTTTACATCAAGATGAAGTTGGCCTTGTGTTATGCGATGAAGGacatcgtttgaaaaattctgAAAATCAAACATATCAGGCTCTTATCGGCCTAAAAGCCAAAAGGAGAGTATTACTTAGTGGAACACCTATACAAAATGATCTTTTAGagtatttttctcttgttcaTTTTGTAAATCAAGGACTCTTAGGAACAGCACAG GAGTTTagacgaaaatttgaaataccAATACTTCGTGGACAAGATGCTGCAGCAACAGATGGTGAACGTAAATTAGCTCAAGAACGATTGACGGAGTTAGTAACTATTGTTAATAAGTGCCTGATTAGGCGTACTAGTGCTTTACTTTCAAAGTATTTACCATTAAAACACGAGCTAGTAGTTTGTATAAAAATGGGAAAATTGCAAACtgatctttataaaaattttatacaaagtgatagtataaaaaaatctatGGAAG AAAACAATTCTGAAACTTCTAAGAAAGGTGGAAGAAGTCTGTCTGCACTATCTGCAATCACactattgaaaaaattatgttgCCATCCCGATTTagtatatgataaaataatagagaaatcAGATGGATTTGAAAATGCTTTGAAATTGTTGCCATCGAATTACAGCacaaa ggAAATTTTACCTGAATTATCAGGAAAATTTATGGTATTAGATTGTCTCTTAGCTTCAATTAGATCTACAACACGTGACAAAATAGTTCTGGTATCTAACTATACACAAACACTTGATCTATTCGAAAAATTATGTCATAAGCGTTGTTACAAATATGTGAGATTAGATGGTAGCATgtcaataaaaaagagatcaaaGATAGTAGATAGTTTCAATGATCAAAATAgtgatgattttattttcatgcTAAGTTCTAAAGCTGGTGGTTGTGGTCTAAATCTTATCGGTGCAAATCGTCTTGTGATGTTTGATCCAGATTGGAATCCTGCTAATGATGATCAAGCAATGGCTAGGGTTTGGAGAGATGGTCAAAAAAAGCCATGTTTTGTCTATCGTTTTCTTTGT ACTGGCACaatagaggaaaaaatttttcaaagacaAGCACACAAAAAAGCATTGAGCTCAACAGTAGTCGATCAAGAAGATGATGTTGCAAGACATTTTACTTTGAACGATCTTCGTGACTTATTTAAATTAGAAGAGAATACAGTTTCAGATACACATTCAAA atttaaatGTACAAGATGTGTTAATGGAATAGAAGTAAAGGGTCCACCAGAACAATCAGATTGTAATTCTGATCTATCAGATTGGCGACATGCTCACAATCCTAGACATTTACCAGACATTCCATTACGACAATGTTGGTCTAGTGGTATTTCATTTGTCTTTCACCATCGTTCACATGAACAAGTAAAAGGGTAA